DNA from Desulfarculus baarsii DSM 2075:
TGCAGTTCTCCTTGAGGACGCCCGCCTGGCGCACGACCTTGTCGAGGATGACCGTGGGAATGGAGCGTGTCTGGATCAGATCGCGCAGGATGTTTCCCGGTCCCACCGGCGGAAGCTGGTTGTGATCACCGACCAGCAGCACCGTGGTCCGCGACAGGTCGACCGCCTCGAACAGGTGCCAGGCCAGCGGCACGTCGACCATCGAAAACTCGTCGACTACCAGGACGTCAGCATCGATGGGATTCTCCTTGCTGCGCGAGAAACCCTTGCCGTCATAGCCGAGCAGGCGGTGAATGGTGGTGCCGCTGCGACCGCTGACTTCCTCCAGCCGCTTGGCCGCCTTGCCGGTCGGCGCGGCGAGCACGACCTCCAGATCGCTCTCCTCACAGATGGTGTTGATGACCGAGATGGTGTAGCTCTTGCCCGAACCGGCTCCACCCGAGATCAAACTGATGCTGTGTTTGAGGGCCGAGCGCACCGCTTCGAGCTGCTTATCGTTCAGCGTTGATGCGCAGCGCCGAATCAGGGCATCGAGTTTCTTGACGGACTGGAAATGCGGGTTGGGTGTTTCGGCCTGGCCGAACAACGAGGCCAGCTCCCGCTCCATGCGGACGATCTCCGGCAGAGCGACCACGAAACGTCCGCCGTGGGAATCGCAGGAAAGCGCCTGTTCTTCGATGAGCGCGTCGAGGGCGCTCTCGATACGGACCCGGCTGTCCAGGGCATCCATGACCAGCAGCAGATTGGCCTGGTCCACCAGATCCTCGTATTCGATCCAGCAGTGGCCATTGTCCAGGGCTTCCCGAACGCAGAAATTCAACCCGGCCCGGATACGGGGAACGTGGTCCTTGGGGGTGCCCAGCTTGCGGGCAATCTTGTCGACCTTCTTGAAGCCGAATCCCCGGATCTCCCGAATGAGGATATACGGGTCTTCCTTCAGAATATCGAGGCAGTTGCCGCCGAGTCTTTCGACCAGGGTGGTGACCTGATGATGGGTCAGGCCGAAAGCCGAAAGCCAGGCCATGACGGTGTTGACGCTGCGGTTCTTCAGCCATTCGTCACGCAGCCGCTTGGCTGCATCCAGGGGCAGCCGGGCTTTGAGGGCGATGCGCTCAGGGTCACTCAAAAGGGTTTCTTCAAAGGCGTCGCCGAAACTCTCGACGATCAATCTGGCCTTGGCCGGACCAATGCCCTTGATCTCCGGATGGTTGGCCAGATAGTGGATCAGCCCTTCCGGATCGAGTTCGAGGTCGTGCTCCATCCCGTCGACCTTGAACTGACGGCCGTATTTGGGATGGGTGGACCACGACCCGAGCAGGACCACAGGCTGATTTTCCCGGGCGAACAAATTGCCCGCGAACTGGGCTTCCTCACCGGTCGGGGTGAGCAGTCGGCCTGCGGAGAACTTGGGTCCGGCATAGTAAACGCGCTCTATTCTTCCCCGGAGTCGCGCCGGGTTACTCTCATTTCTTTTTGGCATCTCGCGATCCTCCGGTGAAAACGTGTCAGGTACTCCTCGACAAAACGGCAGGCGGCCTGCCGGTCCGAGCAGAAGTAGACGGGGACACCGAAGTCGACGACGATGGAGGCGACCGTTCCGATCAGCGCGTGCGGGTGGGCATCGCTGCGGTAGCGGCCATCGACCAGATCGCGAAAGTTGCACTCGACAACCACACAGGCGGATTCGTAGGCGGAGAGCTTTTCCAGCTCGCGGTGAAACCGCTTGCGCCCCCGGATGACGGTGGAGACGAAATCCGTCAGGGATTTGCGCTCCACCGCCACCCGTTCTTCGAGGCCGACCAGTGAGTAATCACCGGCGGGCAGCGCCTTGCGAACCGCCGAAACCTTGTCGCTATCGAAGCTGTAGGGCTCCTGTTCGCGGGTGTCGACGACAACGGTGATCCGGTCCATCATCAGAACGGGATCATGTCGTCCATCGCCGCGCCGGGAGCCCCGGCATCGTCGGCCATGACAATGCGACGGTTGAAGTAGATGTTCTCGTTTTCACCGCGAGTGCGTTTGGTCACCTCCAGCTTGATGTTGAGAAGCTGCTCGAGGTGGCCCGGCAGGTCGGAGAGCTTCTGAAGCTGCAGCCCGCAGGTATAGAGGTCCTGCTTGAGCCACTTGATGTTCTCGTTGCTGGCCATGACGTTGTTGCGCCAGAGCAGACGGCCCTTGTGGGTCGGCGCGAGAATGCGCAGAGTCCACTTGAGCATGGGATTGCCCGAGGTCTGGGCGCGGGTCAGTTCGACCCGGTCGACGTTGACCTGGTACTTGCCGTCGGGGACGGCCTCGAACTCACGTTCCTCGACTTCGGCGGTTTCAAAGGCGTCGTCGAACTGCGCCAGGTCGAGGTTGCTGCTGGATTGGTTTTCGTAGTGTTCCATGGTCGGATCTCCTTACTGATGAGGTTTCGCCGCCGCACTCGCGGTCGGCTCCGGCTTCGGCCGGGCGGCACTCGCCGCAGCTCCGGCTGCCGTGTTGTTGAAGGCTTTAACGAAGCTCGAAAAATCGAGGGGGATGACTTCGGGGAGTCGCCCGGTGCGGTCACCAGCGTCGTAGTTGGGACTGGGCTTGGTGCGCATCACGCGCTGCCAGACCGGCTTGCCGTCGTCGCCGGTTTTCATGTCCAGATCGCAGAACAGGATCAGATCCACCAGGCCGGTGACCAGCTTCCGCGCCTTTTCCGGCAGCGTCGGCACGATGCGGGTGTGTTTGCCGGTCCGGGTCTCAATGTCCCGCTCCTGGGAGTGGGAGATCAGGATCAGCCCGTAGGGCAGGAAGGCCAGCTTGTTGATGACGCGCTGGAACTCGTTGTTGATCAGCGCGTAGCCCTTGCCGTAGCCCAGGTCGGATTCGTGCTCGATCTTGAATTTCTTGCAGACGTAGTCCGAGCACATCTTGTAGGCGTTATCCACCGTGTCGACGACGATGGTCTTGAACTCATGCTTGCCCTCGGCGATCTCGGCGCAGGCCTGCAGAAGGTCGTCCCAGCAGGTGATCGGGGTCTGGAACACCTCCAGGGCGTTCAGGCCCGGCTCGGTCGCCAGGAACAGTGCGTCATCGGCCTTGGAGCACCAGGTGCTCTTGCCGATCTTGCTCGGGCCGTACACCAGGGCGGTGAGGTCCGAGAGCGTGTGTTTGGGTTTGCTTTTGGTCTTGGGAAGCATGGCTTCGTCTCCTTATGGTTGGGATTTCAAAACACCGGAGCGGCGTCTTCACCGGCTCCGTCCCGCAGCTCTTCGTGCGGGGCGATCCGTTGGAAATGGTTTTCAATGACGTTGGGGTTGCCGCCCGAGCGGCAGAGCTGGAAGTAGGCGCAGGGCCTTCCGTACTGGAAGCAGTAGCTGGTGTTGCGGTAGAAGGTGTCGCGCCGACGGGCGTCGAGCATGGCCTTGGAGAGTTCCCACAGCTCCGCCCGCAGTTCCTCTAACTGGTCGCGGGAGATGTAGAGCACCTCGCGATGGAACATTCCCGGCTCGAGGTACTTCTCCTGGAGCCGTTGCTGGAAGGTGTCGTCGTCCTCCGGCAGCTTGCGCTTGGCGCTGCTCTTGCCGGTTTTCGACTTGGCGATCAGCTCCGCCCGGCGGGCCTCGAACTCGGCTTCGGTCTCACCCTTGCCCTGGCGCAGCTTGGCCTTGACCAGGACGTTGTAGATGATGCCGCTGACCGTGATGCCGAGGGTCTGCTCCAGGTACCAGGCGTAGAGGATGATCTGGAAGTCGGTCCACAGCCGTTCCAGGTAACTGGCGTCGATCTGTGAAGCGGTTTTGTGTTCCAGCAGGAAATACTGACCATCTTGACGGACGATGCCGTCCACCTTTCCGGCGAGAATGAAACTGCGCGAGGTCGCGCCTGTCGCCGGGTTGACGATGGGACCTTCGAAGGTCTTTTCGAGCGCGACGACCTCGAATTCTTCGGCCGGGTAGTGTTCCGCATAGGCGCTCATCATGGCTCGGGCGAGATGCCAGTCGGCCTGTTGATGATCGTCCTGCGCCCGGTTCGGATATGTCCGGTCGATGTGGTCGAGGACCTTGGCCAGATCCCGCTCGCCGTGCCAGCACTCCAGGCAGTCGTGAATGACCGAGCCGAAGGCCAGATTAGGGTCACGCTCGAGCGGCACCAGCTCGTCGATGTAGCGCCACTTGCAGGCCATGCGGCAGTTGCGGAACAGCCGCCACATGGAATAGGTGGTGGTCATCAGCTCGCTCATACCGCCACCCCCGCTGTAGCGGCGGCGGGCGCTGCGCGATGCTTGGAGGCGCAGGCGCAGCCCGACGGCTGGGTTCGTTCGATCAGGACCGAGCGTTCGCCGTATTCCTTGGTGGCGAAGCCGGTGAAGATGCGGGCGAGATCACTGCCGACATCGGTGGAGGCGTCGATCACGCAGGTGCGTCGGGCCTTGTCCAAATTGAACCGGCTCTCCATCCGCACACGGGAACGGCCATGCAGGCTTTCGACGGCCAGCATCGCCAGCATGAAAGTGTCTTCCAGTTCCTGGGCCGGGACCGACTCGTCAAAACGGTACTTGTAGGTGTCGTGAGTCATGGTTGAACTCCTCTTTCGTTCAGGTTCAGATTTCCGAGGCCCCGGATAGCCGCACCATGCGGCACGGTGCTTACTTACCGGAGCCGGAGCCGATGCGTCGGAGATCACAGGTAGTCCTCGAGCCCGGCCTCGCGGAACGCGTCCCGCAGCTTGCTCAGCCGGTCGTAGAGGGTGGTTCTGGGAATGCCCATCTCCCGGGCGACCTCGGCCATGGTGCTGTCGTGCAGGCGCACGCACAGATCCCGGAGCTCTTCCGGCAGCGAGGCGATGGCCCGGTCGAGATCCATGCGGATCTCATGGGCGAGACGCTCCCTTGTCTCGCGGTTGCCGCCTCCCAGAGAGCCTTCGCTGTCCAGGAAGTCGATCCGCTCGGTGGTGTCGCCTTCACCGTTGTCGAGGGGTTCGTTGAGTGACGTTTGGCAGAGCCGCCAGTCCCGGCATTGGGCGAACCGGGCCTCCAGAATGGTGGAGATGTGACGTTCGACGATCCGGGCCATGAAGGTGGTCTTCTTGGCCTTGGCGGGATTGAAATGCCGCATCCGCTGCAGCAGATCGATCATCAGTTCCTGTTCGAGGTCGGGTCTGTCGTCCTCGGTGAATCCGGCCTTGCCTACGAGTTGACGTGCTTTGTGCCGAATGAGGTCGGCGGCATACTTGTCGATGCCGTCGTAAGAATTTTGTGAAACCATCGGGGCCTCCTCGGAGCGAGGAGGAGGTCCGCGTGGGTGTCGGCACGGGCCAGATCACAGGACAAAGCTGTCGCGTGGGCGAAGGGGTCGCAGGTACGCCGCCAATTGCCGTATTCGGCTCGGCGACACCCACAACAGCCTCCGCCATGCGTCCAGCTTGTTGTCCAGTGTCTAAGGGTTCAGGTCGTTACGTGTTCAGGCTGCCCGTTCCTCGATGCGCATCAGGAACGGGAGACCGTGCTTGATCTCGAGCAGGCAGACTTTTCCGCTGCCCATCTGCGCGAGGTGCTCCAGCAGCGTCACGACCTCTTGCTTGAGGATGAAGTCATCCTGGTCGCGCTCGGGCCGGGGACCGCTCTGTCCGCCCAGCTTGATCTCGCGCTCGATGACCGTGTCAGGGGTGAGTTCCGGCTCGCCGTCGCGGACCGGAATGTTGGTGATGCGGCCGAAGTTGATGTCCTGCATCAACTCGATGAGTCGCCGCTTCGGTGGGGTGAGGTGTGCTTTGCTTGTCTGGTTCATGCCGAACCTCCTTCATTTCTGGACCGACCGGGAGACAGGTCCGGCATGAATTTCCCGGGTGGCGGTCGTGAACTTTTTGTGTTCACCAGACCTGTCACCCTGCTTTGGCGAATTTTCGTTGCGACCCCGAAAAACGCCCTGGCTCAAGGAGGAGGAAAGCCCGTAAGGCTCTGATTGGTGGTGGATTTACAGAGGAAAACTTTTTTAACTTTTTTTGCCCGGCCCCAGTGAAATTTCACCGGGCGGGCCTCCAAGACGCAAAAAGCCCCGATCCAGAATCCTGAATCGGGGCTTTAGTTTTGCCTGGTAATGAAGGGTGGTCAGTAGACCTCAGCACCTTCCGGGAGGATGCGGAACTTACACCGGTAGGTCTTGGTGTCCTTGACCCATTCGATGGGATCGTCATCGAGCCGGAAGAATTCCCGCAGGTGCTTCGACAACTCTTGCTTCTGTTTCTTCAGTTTGTCCGACGCGTATCGGCTGCGCCAGTCGATCTCGCCACGGGAGTTGGCAAACCCCTCAAGCAATTTCCATTGCTCGGTAGGATTGCCATTCTTCCTGCTCGCCATTCCCATTTGCGTATAAGTGTATCGACCGCTCTGATCTCCCGCCCATATTGTGACGGTATGGCCATCACGGAATTGAATCTTGATTTGTGGCCATGTGGTGCCCGGCGGTGTCGGGAAAAACACTGTGCCGCCTGAATCCGGCTCAGGCACCTGGCCCATAAGGGGCGCGAATATCTCAGTCTTGTCCCGACGGGTCAAGAATCGTGGGGCATCACCCAGGTACAGATCTTCGTTCAGCGCAATGAAAAGGCTGCCTTTCTGCGCCAGCAGTGTTTCAACTACAGGACTCAGATGAAGGCGAGTGGGCGCGATTAGGACAAAGGGTTTGGGGGTCGAAAGGCATAATGATCGGACGACCTCGGTCAGCGCATCCTTGCTGTCCTGCATCGTCAGCACAACCGGAAAGTCCATCCCCGCCGTGGGTATGAAATCGCCCAGTCTCCATGTGTAGGGCAGGCCATCGAGTTTCGAGTCTCGGTGTTCTATTCCCAAGGCCTCGCAGATAGCGCCATTGATGGCTGACTGCTTGAGCCGGTAGATCAGGGTCTGCTTTGTGGTGAGTTGGACGGCTGTATATTCCTTTTCATTGCAGATGGCCCGGATGTTGGTCTTCGCATGGGTGACAACACTCCGTGGGCATCCGAGGCCACATTCCGTTGGGCAATCCACGGCGGTCGCGTGATTCTTGGTCAGTTGAAGGAAGTGATCCCGAAACAACGGGTACCGGTCCCAACCGGAGAGCGCCTTGTCCCAATCGAACAGCGCCGCCGACTTTCCAGGCAATCTCTCCAGATATGCCCAGAAGGGATCACTCATCCGACGCCCCTCCGGCTCCGACAATAAAGCCCCTGAGTCCGAGCCAGCGCTCGATAACCTCGGCATCACCATCCCGCTTGAATTGCGCTCGGTTACCTGAACTCAAGGTGACCGACCTAGGCGTCTTCGAACCGTCGAATTTAATCTGGAAGCTTGCTTTCACGATTTTTCCGCCTGCGGGAAGGGATTTTTCCCGATCACGAAGGGAGGCAAACAGATCCTCTGACCGACGAATCTCGACGTCCTTATGAGCGCCACCCCAAAAGACCTGAACTTCCTTCAGCCTGACATACTCGATGCCATCGACGTCGTCACATAGGAGCGCGTCCTCACCAATTTGCCGCAAAGGTTCCAGGTCAAATCGGCTGCGCTCGTTGAAAAACTCTTCGTCTCCGAACAGGTGGAATCCGAATTTCTTGCGGTAGAGCTCCTTCTCCCCCTTGGTTTCGGCGTTCATTCGGATTTCCCCGATGACGGGGTTGTAGGCAAGCACGTCGAATTTTTCAGGGCGGAAGTATTGGCTGGTGGATTCACCGGCCTCAATGACCGCTTCACGGGCATAGGGCTTACCGTGGCGCACGAGGAACCATGTGTGGCCTTCCTTCGGATAGACGAACACCTTGGAATACTTGCCCCGACGCTTCTTGGAAAACCATTCGTCAAGATCGGCTTCGAGGGCCGCGAGGGTTTCCTCCGATGGCAGCACGAAATCCGGCAGCGGGTTTTTCTTGGTCTTGAAATACTCGAAGGACCTGACGTTCATGAAGAACTGTTCGGCGTGTACCTTCTCGATGATTTCCCGGTCAGCCATCCAGACCTGGATCGCCAAGTCTGCCGGTGCGGCGTTTTCCCCGATCTCCACGTCGATGTCCGTTCCAGCGATCTCATCCTGAATGGAATCAAAACCCTCGGGGGTCGAGACTTCATTGACATAAAACAGCGCCTCGGCGAGATCATCCGGGGTCGTACTGTCTGGCGTCAGCAAAAGGTGGCTGAGGGCGTTGTAGTCCAGTCCATCTTCCTGCTGAACTGGTGGCAACTCTACGCCGCGAGCTGAAAAATAGGCGGCATGAGGCTCCAGAAAGGCAATGAGATGCTTCCTGTCGATTCGCCGGAGCATCTCCGGCTTCGAAAAGCGGCGTAGGTTGAAAGTTGCCATCAAATACTCCTGTCGTTTTGTCGTTATTCGTCCATGTCTGTCTCGGTTAATTCCGTTTCCATCCAACGACCTTGCCTAAAACTCGAAGGTCATCCTCCGGCCTGATCCGGATCTTTCTTACCTCCGGGTTCTCGGGCACCAATTCGATGAGCTCGTCTTTGATTTTCAGCCGTTTGACGGTCGCCTCGTTGTTGAGCAGCGCTACAACGATGTCACCATCCTCGGCGATGGGCTGCTGCCGCACGATGATCAAATCGCCATCGTTGATACCGGCACCGATCATGCTGTCACCCACCGCACGGAGTGCGAAGTGCTGTCCGGAACGAACGACGTCCGACTCGACCAGCACTTGGCCGGTGATGTTCTCCTCGGCCAGGATGGGATGGCCAGCCGCCACCATACCCACAACAGGTACTGAAACCAGAGAGGCAGCCATCTCGCTGGGGCGACGGGCGACGGCAATGCCTCGCGACTTCCCGTCCTCCCGCTTCAGGTATCCCTTGCGCACAAGTTGATTGATTCGGTCGTGGGCACTCGCCGGGCTGATTTCAAAGATCTCGCTCAGTTCCTTCACCGTTGGAGGGAAGCCCTTGGCATCGACGAAACGACATATCGCTTCGAGCGTTTTCCGCTGCAACGGCGTTATCTCATCCGTTTTCGCTTTGCCCATGGCGTCTCCATTTCTGTTGAAAGACAAAAAGGCGCGATGCGCCAGCAAACCCTAATAATATAAACCTGACGCATATCAGGTCAAGAAATAATCTCACACCTGATTTCCGACACTTCCATGAGCCCCTCGGTAAGTAAGGCCTGAAGAAAGCCGGTTTGAAACCGGACGAGCAGTTAGAAACCAGATAACCGACCAGAGGCGGAGCTGAGGCGGTTGTGGGTGCCATCGAACGCGCATCCCGACCGCCACCGTTTTCTGGCATCCACACCATCCAGTCCCCCGGTCCCACCGGAGGTGTTCGATGTTGGATGTACAGGAAATGAATGATGGGCCGGGGACGGATGACCTTGGCGAAAATGGCAAACCCGGCCGCCTGTCGGGTGAGGCGAGGCTCCAGTCAGCCGCCTCCATTCTGGCCACTGCGATCCTGCGCCGAAAGGCCAAAAAAGCATGTGAAGGCAGTGAGTTAGAGATTTTCGAAGATTCTTCCCCTGTGCTCGGAGAAGGACTTGATTCATTGCCGGAACAGAGCATTCATTCATGACAACTCGTCCGGAAACCAAAATAAGGAGTTGAAAATGAATGAGTTACAGAATGTCGCCACGGGCGGCAAGAATCAGGACCGAACCCGAAACTCAGTCCTTCGGCAGATGGCCCTGCTGCAATCCATGTCCCTGGAACAGCTCCGGGAAAAATGGCTCGACCTCTACGGAGAAGAGCCACCCCAGTACAAGAAACAATTCCTCATCAAGCGGCTGGCCTATCGCATCCAGGAGCTTTTCTACGGCGGGCTGTCCGAACAGGCTAAGGTCCATCTCCAGCAGGTCGCCAAGGAGGACCCGGTCGCCACTGTCAATCGACGCATCCCAGAGGAGCGGAAATCTAACGAGGCGATCCTGCCCGGGACCAGACTGGTGCGGGTATGGAACGACCGGCGCTATGAGGTGATCGTCCTTGCCGATGGCTACGAGTTTGAAGGCCGCACCTTCCGGTCACTCAGCGCGGTGGCCAGAGAGATCACCGGGACGCGCTGGAACGGGAAAGTCTTTTTCGGACTGAAGAAGGTTTACGGCAGAAAAGCCGAGGGAGGTTCGGATGCTTGATAACAGCAATGTCGCGCCGGGCAAAAACAAGACCCTGCGCTGCGCCATTTACACCCGCAAGAGTCATGAGGAAGGGCTCGAACAGGAGTTCAACTCGTTGGATGCGCAACGGGAATCGGCGGAACACTATATCGAAGCCCAGAGAATGCGTGGCTGGACGGCTCTGCCGGATCGCTACGACGATGGTGGTTTCTCGGGTGGGAATATGGAGCGTCCGGGGCTGCGTCGCCTGCTGGCGGACATCGATGCCGGGAAGATTGACGTGATCGTGGTCTACAAGGTTGACCGCCTGTCCCGCTCGCTGCTGGACTTCATGAAGATGATCGACCTCTTCAACGAGAAGGGTGTCAGCTTCGTCTCGGTCACCCAGCACTTCAGCACCACCGACCCCACCGGCCGGATGTTTCTCGGCATCCTGATCACCTTCGCCCAGTACGAGCGGGAGGTCATCGCCGAGCGTATCCGGGACAAGGTGGCGGCAGCCAAGCGCCGGGGAAAATACTGCGGTGGCGTGCCCATCCTCGGATACGACGTCGACCGGGATAACAAGAAGCTGCTGGTCAACCCGGATGAAGCCAGGACGGTACAGTACATCTTCCGCCGCTTCATCCAGATCGGCTCGGCCAAGAAACTGGGCCAGGAATTGAACGAACAGGGATACCGCACCAAGGCCTGGACCACCAAGAAAGGTAAGGTGCGCGAGGGCTCCGAATGGAACACCGCCCATATCTACCGGCTGCTGAACAACCGGATCTATATCGGCGAGATCGCCCACAAGGACCGTAGTTACCCTGGTGAGCACGAAGGGATCATCGACCGGGCGACCTGGGACAAGGTTAAGGCCATCCTGGAGGACAACAAACCGGTCAAGGTTTCCATGGCCAGAACCAAAATGGTCGCCCCGCTGAAAGGCGTCATCCGCTGCGGCCACTGCGGATGCGCGATGGGTCCGACCTACGCTCGCAAGAACGGCCGCCACTACACCTATTACATCTGCCAGAAGGACAGCAAGCGGACCGTGAGCCGGTGCCCGCTCAAACGAATTCCCGCCGGGGACATCGAGCAGGCCGTGATTGAGCAGTTGAGCGCGGTGTTTCGCACGCCGACGCTGGTGGCCAAAACCTTCTTCGCGGCCCGGGACATCGAGCAGGCGGAGCGGGAGCGGCTGCTCAAGCAGAAAGCCCAGCTCGAGATGGAGCTGTCGCAGGCGAGGGAGCAGGCACTCGAACTGATGAAACCCGGCAGCGATCAGCCGGGCAAGGCCGAGATGCTCACGACCGTCAACCGCCAGGCGGTCGATCTCTCGAAACAACTGACGCACGTGAGCGAGCGATGCAGAGCCTACCGGGGGAACAGCATCACGGAGCAGGATGTCTCGGAGGCCTTCCAGAATGTCGAGGGCTTCTGGGAAGACCTTTTCCCGGTGGAGCGAAACCGGCTCATCCGCCTCCTGGTGGATAAGGTGGAGATCCGGGAGACCGGAATCAATATGGAGCTGCGCACCAACGGGCTGACAACACTCATCGCCGAGCTGGCTGGTCTGGCCTGCGAAGTCACCGAACGGAGGGTAAGCCGATGAAAATGAAGCCGACCATTACCGTAGCCGACAACGGCAACCTGCAGATCCACATCCCGATGCTGATCCGGCGCATGCGCGGCCGCAAGACGGTCATCGCTCCCCAGGCCCTGGATGGAGATATCCCCGGAGCGCAGGAACCGGTGCAGTCCGCCGTCCTTCAGGCGCTGGGAAGGGCCTTTTCCTGGGCCGACATCCTCGAATCCGGCCAGATCAAGTCCATCAGCGAGCTTGCCCGTACCCTCGACGTCGATGGCTCGTATGTGGCCCGCATCCTCAAGCTAACGACCCTGGCCCCCGACATCGTCGAAGCCCTGATCAACGGCGAGGAACCCAACGGGCTCTCGCTGGCCAAGCTGACCCAGACCTTTCCCGAGGACTGGGCCGAGCAGCGCCGCCAGTTCGGCTTCGCCACCGACTGACGACCGAACCGGAGACCACCACAGAGAGCCGACCATCAGCGTCGGCTCTTTTACTTTAGGGGTGGGAAACCGGAGTTGACCACGCTTCTTTTCATGGGCGAAGCGGGCGATTTCGAAAAAAACGTCCGGTTGCGGCATCGAACGATGACCTAAGACAACCGCCAAAAATGGCAATCAGCCGCAAACCCATATCAATCAAGGATGTAGCTTTCCGGACGAGCTTCGGACTTGGTCCGGAGAAAACAGAGAATCAGGGGCCAAACAGAGAAAGAAAGGCGGGAGGATGGGGAGAATCGATGGTGCGAAGAGGTGCTTTGGAAAGATGTGAAACGGGCGCAAACCCTTTAGAAACAAGGGGAAAAAGAAAACCCGTCACCCCGGAGAATGACCCCAGAGAGACGGGTTTGTCTTTTCTAACTGGTGGAGGCGGGGGGAATCGAACCCCCGTCCGAAAGCTTTCAGCCCAGGCTTCTACATGCTTATCCCTTGCTTGATCTCATCGCCAACGCCCCCAAGGGCAGGGGAGCCAACGACCAGCCTCACATGTTATTTTGGTCGAAGGGCCTATGTGGCCGAACCCTCAACCTATCCCGCTAGTCGACGCTCGGTTCCGGTTCCGCGGGAGAGTACCGGGCGAACGATAGCCTTAAGCGGCTACAGCGTAATTGTAATCGTCTGCGATTACTTTAGTTCCCACCGAATAACGGGTCAGCAGGATCCCGGCATGCTACTCTGAGCGTCAACTACCTCCGTCGAAACCATGTCGCCCCCAAAAACTTCTTTACTAATGATATAGCCTGGCGGAGCCGTCCGCAAGCCGGTCCGAGACATTACGCGTATCATTATGCATTTTAA
Protein-coding regions in this window:
- a CDS encoding recombinase family protein; amino-acid sequence: MLDNSNVAPGKNKTLRCAIYTRKSHEEGLEQEFNSLDAQRESAEHYIEAQRMRGWTALPDRYDDGGFSGGNMERPGLRRLLADIDAGKIDVIVVYKVDRLSRSLLDFMKMIDLFNEKGVSFVSVTQHFSTTDPTGRMFLGILITFAQYEREVIAERIRDKVAAAKRRGKYCGGVPILGYDVDRDNKKLLVNPDEARTVQYIFRRFIQIGSAKKLGQELNEQGYRTKAWTTKKGKVREGSEWNTAHIYRLLNNRIYIGEIAHKDRSYPGEHEGIIDRATWDKVKAILEDNKPVKVSMARTKMVAPLKGVIRCGHCGCAMGPTYARKNGRHYTYYICQKDSKRTVSRCPLKRIPAGDIEQAVIEQLSAVFRTPTLVAKTFFAARDIEQAERERLLKQKAQLEMELSQAREQALELMKPGSDQPGKAEMLTTVNRQAVDLSKQLTHVSERCRAYRGNSITEQDVSEAFQNVEGFWEDLFPVERNRLIRLLVDKVEIRETGINMELRTNGLTTLIAELAGLACEVTERRVSR